A single genomic interval of Cupriavidus necator harbors:
- the cqsA gene encoding alpha-hydroxyketone-type quorum-sensing autoinducer synthase yields the protein MFSEAEPPHSMRHASRAKAPTLPPWITARMAQHFDERMGKLWGGDHLLHGRTPGPDALHLSSNDYLCLLGETSLVQAQARAFLNEEPELLMSSVFQHGDTPQRRVERKIADLMQAEDGLIAQSGWAANVGLVQCIAGPGIPVYIDMNGHASLWEGIIAAGAQAVPVRHNDCEHVRRQLERFGPGVIMVDSVYSTTGSVAPLEDYVDLAEASGCVLVVDESHSLGTHGPSGGGLVRALGLSERVHFRTASLAKAFAGRAGYVACSTDFKDFFAVESRPAIFSSGLLRHEVAWFDAVTDFVATADERRARLHAITRDTRAAIAELGYNISEGSEQIIGLEAGTEPQVKVLRDALQSRGIFGAVFCAPATPKNRALMRLTLHAKLAANEIDRLVGVLASIRDEVRLDEWSSTRRARRKSQNPTSGSLAGSREE from the coding sequence ATGTTCTCCGAAGCCGAGCCTCCGCACTCGATGCGCCACGCCTCTCGCGCCAAAGCCCCCACGCTGCCGCCATGGATCACGGCGCGGATGGCACAACATTTCGACGAGCGGATGGGCAAGCTCTGGGGCGGCGATCATCTGCTTCACGGACGCACGCCCGGGCCCGATGCACTGCACCTGAGCAGCAACGACTATCTCTGCCTGCTCGGCGAGACCTCTCTGGTACAGGCGCAGGCGCGGGCCTTCCTCAATGAGGAGCCGGAGTTGCTGATGTCGTCCGTGTTCCAGCACGGCGACACCCCGCAGCGGCGCGTCGAGCGCAAGATCGCAGACCTGATGCAGGCCGAGGACGGGCTGATCGCCCAGTCCGGCTGGGCCGCCAACGTCGGCCTGGTGCAGTGCATTGCCGGCCCCGGCATTCCGGTCTATATCGACATGAACGGGCATGCCTCCCTGTGGGAGGGCATCATCGCCGCGGGCGCGCAGGCCGTGCCGGTGCGCCACAACGATTGCGAGCACGTGCGCCGCCAGCTTGAGCGCTTCGGCCCGGGCGTGATCATGGTGGACTCGGTCTACAGCACCACCGGCAGCGTGGCGCCGCTGGAGGACTATGTCGACCTGGCGGAGGCGTCTGGCTGCGTGCTGGTGGTGGATGAGTCGCACTCGCTCGGCACCCATGGGCCGTCTGGCGGCGGCCTGGTGCGCGCGCTCGGGCTGTCCGAGCGCGTACACTTCCGCACGGCCTCGCTGGCCAAGGCGTTTGCCGGCCGCGCCGGCTATGTTGCCTGTTCGACCGACTTCAAGGACTTCTTCGCGGTTGAGTCCCGGCCGGCCATTTTCAGTTCCGGGCTGCTGCGCCATGAGGTTGCGTGGTTCGATGCCGTGACGGATTTCGTCGCCACGGCGGATGAGCGCCGTGCGCGCCTGCACGCCATCACTCGCGACACCCGGGCTGCGATTGCCGAACTGGGCTACAACATCAGCGAAGGCTCCGAGCAGATCATCGGCCTGGAGGCGGGAACCGAGCCGCAAGTCAAGGTGCTGCGCGATGCGCTGCAGAGCCGCGGGATCTTCGGCGCGGTATTCTGTGCGCCGGCAACACCGAAGAATCGGGCATTGATGCGACTTACGCTGCATGCGAAACTTGCCGCCAATGAAATCGACCGCCTGGTCGGCGTGCTCGCCAGCATCCGCGACGAAGTCCGGCTGGATGAATGGTCCTCGACGCGCCGGGCCCGGCGCAAGTCTCAAAATCCCACAAGCGGGTCGCTGGCAGGCTCCCGCGAGGAGTAG
- a CDS encoding acetamidase/formamidase family protein, whose product MHLLRFSTEAYPHNRRGAAWRDELRAARLHCESLCADHTLHGTIESRTTPAGIELTCIASVPQTLAITSGDGRGLMLLMLTEGEAHLAAPELREPLRPGQVVCVPEHAARRLALATSFRMLIVHIGQALLSARITAPLPRSALVLSGDAAELFARLLQSMAASFDTIVSANAKAIQPFDNTITACLDAALADSQPSAPPDMTPSRAAVFARVCSRIDARLAEPELSLAAIAADERMSARYLQKLFEKSGSSFSAYLRTSRLERCRADLANHQYDKLSVSDICYRWGFNDPSHFSHAFREQFGISPRAYREQTANTPEHRPPQNVSRGLPANAKRAPASHGAPANDGPAARLQAAPTIVPITQARSHAARPEGRHHWLQATDKTVHWGYLSHDLPPVLEVMPGDTVTIETLTQHASDDRERMIDGDAGAESVFHWTAEQKNVNRRGAGPIDASVYGRGAGEGFGVHICTGPVAVRGAMPGDVLEVRILDVRPRPCCNPRFAGRAFGSNAATWWGFHYRDMLTEPREREVVTVFEIDCERADSRARAVYNFRWTPQRDPFGVLHPTIDYPGVPVDHDTIVKNYDVLRDIEIPVRPHFGVIAVAPAQDGLIDSIPPSSFAGNLDNWRVTRGASVYLRVAVPGALLSIGDPHASQGDSELCGTAIECSLTGDFQLVLHKSTMIDRDAPFADLSYPLVETADEWILHGFSSPNHLAELGQMAQSHIYLKSTLDDAMRDAFRKTRRFLMSVKGLSEDEAVALISVAVDFGITQVVNGNWGVHAIIRKSMFSRA is encoded by the coding sequence TTGCACCTTTTGCGTTTTTCCACCGAAGCCTATCCACACAACCGGCGCGGCGCAGCCTGGCGTGACGAACTCCGCGCCGCACGCCTGCATTGCGAAAGCCTGTGCGCCGATCACACCCTGCACGGCACGATCGAGTCGCGGACCACCCCCGCGGGCATCGAGCTGACCTGCATTGCATCGGTCCCCCAGACGCTGGCCATCACCAGCGGCGACGGCCGCGGCCTGATGCTGCTGATGCTGACCGAAGGCGAAGCGCACCTCGCTGCGCCGGAACTGCGTGAACCGCTGCGGCCGGGGCAGGTGGTCTGCGTGCCGGAACACGCCGCCCGCAGGCTGGCCCTGGCCACCAGCTTCCGCATGCTGATCGTGCATATCGGCCAGGCATTGCTGAGCGCACGCATCACGGCCCCCTTGCCTCGCTCCGCGCTGGTGCTGAGCGGCGACGCCGCTGAACTGTTTGCCCGCCTGCTCCAGTCCATGGCGGCCAGCTTCGACACCATCGTGTCCGCAAACGCCAAGGCCATCCAGCCCTTCGACAACACCATCACCGCCTGCCTTGACGCCGCGCTGGCCGACAGCCAGCCCAGCGCACCGCCGGACATGACGCCCTCGCGCGCGGCCGTTTTTGCGCGCGTCTGCAGCCGCATCGACGCACGCCTTGCCGAGCCGGAACTCAGCCTCGCCGCCATCGCCGCGGACGAGCGCATGTCGGCCCGCTACCTGCAGAAGCTCTTCGAGAAATCCGGCAGCAGCTTTTCCGCCTACCTGCGCACCAGCCGGCTCGAGCGATGCCGGGCCGACCTGGCGAACCACCAGTACGACAAGCTCTCGGTCTCCGACATCTGCTATCGCTGGGGCTTCAACGACCCTTCGCACTTCAGCCACGCGTTTCGCGAACAGTTCGGGATCTCGCCCCGCGCCTACCGTGAGCAGACCGCGAACACGCCCGAGCATCGCCCACCGCAGAATGTCTCCCGCGGGCTTCCGGCCAATGCGAAGCGGGCTCCCGCTAGCCATGGCGCGCCCGCGAACGATGGCCCTGCTGCGCGCCTGCAAGCGGCGCCCACCATCGTCCCCATCACCCAGGCGCGCTCGCACGCCGCCCGCCCGGAAGGCCGGCACCACTGGCTGCAGGCCACGGACAAGACCGTGCACTGGGGCTATCTCAGCCACGACCTGCCGCCCGTGCTTGAGGTCATGCCCGGCGACACCGTCACCATCGAAACCCTGACGCAGCACGCCTCTGACGACCGGGAACGCATGATCGACGGCGACGCCGGCGCCGAAAGCGTCTTTCACTGGACCGCGGAGCAGAAGAACGTCAACCGGCGCGGCGCGGGCCCCATCGATGCGTCGGTCTACGGCCGCGGCGCCGGCGAAGGCTTTGGCGTGCATATCTGCACCGGCCCGGTCGCGGTGCGCGGCGCCATGCCCGGCGATGTGCTGGAGGTGCGCATCCTGGACGTGCGCCCGCGCCCGTGCTGCAACCCGCGCTTTGCCGGCAGGGCCTTCGGCAGCAACGCCGCGACCTGGTGGGGCTTTCATTACCGCGACATGCTGACCGAGCCGCGCGAGCGCGAAGTGGTCACCGTCTTCGAGATCGATTGCGAACGCGCCGACAGCCGTGCGCGCGCGGTCTACAACTTCCGCTGGACGCCGCAGCGCGATCCGTTCGGCGTGCTGCACCCGACCATCGACTATCCCGGCGTGCCGGTCGACCACGACACCATCGTCAAGAACTACGACGTGCTGCGCGATATCGAGATACCGGTCCGCCCCCACTTCGGCGTCATCGCCGTGGCGCCGGCGCAGGACGGCCTGATCGACTCCATCCCGCCCTCCAGCTTCGCCGGCAACCTGGACAACTGGCGCGTCACCCGGGGCGCCAGCGTCTACCTCAGGGTAGCCGTGCCGGGCGCCCTGCTGTCGATTGGCGATCCCCATGCCTCGCAGGGAGACTCCGAGCTGTGCGGCACGGCCATCGAATGCTCGCTGACCGGTGACTTCCAGCTCGTCCTGCACAAGAGCACCATGATCGACCGCGACGCTCCCTTCGCCGACCTGAGCTACCCGCTGGTGGAAACCGCCGACGAATGGATCCTGCATGGCTTCAGCTCGCCCAACCACCTGGCTGAACTGGGCCAGATGGCGCAGAGCCATATCTACCTGAAGTCCACCCTGGACGACGCCATGCGCGACGCCTTCCGCAAGACACGCCGCTTCCTTA
- a CDS encoding DUF1427 family protein, which yields MVEIALGSTELQAAAVGLVTGVIYTAVRAPIPAPNVLGGIFAIFGTFAGFVLVAAMRGQLLFG from the coding sequence ATGGTGGAAATTGCATTGGGCAGCACCGAGCTGCAGGCCGCAGCCGTTGGCTTGGTGACCGGCGTTATCTACACTGCGGTACGTGCACCGATACCGGCCCCGAACGTGCTCGGCGGGATCTTCGCCATCTTTGGCACGTTCGCGGGATTCGTACTGGTGGCCGCGATGCGGGGGCAGTTGCTGTTCGGCTAG
- a CDS encoding XapX domain-containing protein produces the protein MQYVYIGRNELVALIVGLVTGTLYSWLNLPIPAPNVTGGICAILFTYIGYLIVHAWRRTIAFGRPPESR, from the coding sequence ATGCAATACGTCTACATAGGACGCAACGAGCTGGTTGCACTGATTGTCGGCCTGGTCACCGGCACGCTGTATTCCTGGCTGAACCTGCCGATCCCCGCGCCAAACGTCACCGGCGGGATCTGCGCCATCCTCTTCACCTACATCGGCTATCTGATCGTGCACGCGTGGCGCAGGACCATCGCCTTCGGGCGGCCGCCGGAAAGCCGCTGA
- a CDS encoding Bug family tripartite tricarboxylate transporter substrate binding protein → MKRHSPRNVWKRAIVAAVLAIAGTGSALAQPGYPDHTIRIIVPFSAGGSSDLQARMLADRLGKLYKQSVVVENRPGAGGHIGGKAVVDAAPDGYTLLLGSLGLHATYATFKKLNYNPATDLKVVTVLAEMPHVVVVNPKLAVNNLQQLASLARQQPDTRTFGSAGVGSSVHMMGELFRLNANAPITHVPYKGSSAAMTDLLGGQIDMMFENPPTTLAYIRSGKLKALAVTGKTRSAALPDVPTASEAGYPSFVATSWTTVAVGARVPDAIADKLNADIRQIVATPEFRQGLQEQGMTPVANTRDAAQKFVAAEKVRWDQVILKGRISAE, encoded by the coding sequence ATGAAGCGGCATTCACCCCGGAATGTTTGGAAACGCGCGATCGTTGCGGCCGTGCTGGCCATCGCCGGCACGGGCAGCGCGCTCGCCCAGCCGGGCTATCCGGACCACACGATCCGGATCATCGTGCCGTTCAGCGCCGGGGGCAGCTCGGACCTGCAGGCACGCATGCTGGCCGACCGGCTGGGCAAGCTCTACAAGCAATCGGTGGTGGTCGAGAACCGGCCCGGCGCCGGCGGCCATATCGGGGGCAAGGCCGTGGTCGATGCGGCGCCCGACGGCTACACGCTGCTGCTGGGCTCGCTGGGCCTGCACGCCACCTATGCCACCTTCAAGAAGCTGAACTACAACCCCGCCACCGACCTCAAGGTCGTGACGGTGCTGGCCGAGATGCCGCACGTGGTGGTGGTCAACCCGAAGCTGGCGGTGAACAACCTGCAGCAACTGGCCAGCCTGGCGCGCCAGCAGCCAGACACGCGGACCTTCGGCTCGGCCGGCGTCGGTTCCTCGGTGCACATGATGGGCGAGCTGTTCCGGCTCAATGCCAATGCGCCGATCACGCATGTGCCGTACAAGGGCAGCTCAGCGGCCATGACGGATCTTCTCGGTGGCCAGATCGACATGATGTTCGAGAATCCGCCCACCACGCTGGCCTATATCCGCTCCGGCAAGCTCAAGGCGCTGGCGGTGACCGGCAAGACCCGCTCGGCCGCGCTGCCCGATGTGCCCACTGCCAGCGAAGCCGGCTACCCGTCGTTCGTGGCGACTTCCTGGACCACGGTTGCGGTTGGCGCCAGGGTGCCCGATGCGATCGCGGACAAGCTCAACGCCGATATCCGCCAGATCGTGGCCACGCCGGAGTTCCGGCAGGGACTGCAAGAGCAGGGCATGACCCCGGTGGCCAATACGCGCGATGCCGCGCAGAAGTTCGTCGCCGCGGAGAAAGTGCGCTGGGACCAGGTGATCCTGAAGGGCAGGATCAGCGCCGAATAA
- a CDS encoding acetamidase/formamidase family protein, producing MLHDLPARPETVHWGYFDAAKAPALTVKSGDLIRAEAVTHHAGDAPDLMMDDAIREIFRAIPHDDRNPGVHIMTGPIYVEDAKPGDVLEVRYLQMIPRFRFGANAAAHWGQLYKEFEKERVTIYELDQRSNTAHALYAFDYPGKMTIPGKLVDERECCRQPALAGVRVPVRPHLGTAGVAPDARGRVTTVEPGLHGGNIDNWRIGAGATMYYPVQVDGALFSIGDPHISQGDGEISGTAIEASLNVLFQVVLRKDFHFPSPLLETPDCWVVHGFHEDLDEAGKNAARDMIHLLTEQQGLSRDDAYSLMSVSADFGVTQVVDGTQGIHCTMPRSIFPPKDKG from the coding sequence ATGCTGCACGACCTGCCCGCCCGCCCCGAGACCGTCCACTGGGGCTACTTCGATGCCGCCAAGGCGCCCGCCCTGACCGTGAAAAGCGGCGACCTCATCCGCGCCGAAGCGGTAACCCACCATGCCGGCGATGCCCCCGACCTGATGATGGACGACGCCATTCGCGAGATCTTCCGGGCGATTCCCCACGACGACCGCAACCCCGGCGTGCACATCATGACCGGCCCTATCTATGTCGAAGACGCCAAGCCCGGCGACGTGCTGGAGGTGCGCTACCTGCAGATGATTCCGCGCTTCCGTTTCGGGGCGAATGCCGCGGCGCACTGGGGCCAGCTGTACAAAGAGTTCGAGAAGGAGCGGGTCACCATCTATGAGCTGGACCAGCGCTCCAACACCGCGCATGCCCTGTACGCCTTCGACTACCCCGGCAAGATGACCATCCCCGGCAAGCTCGTGGATGAGCGGGAATGCTGCAGGCAGCCGGCGCTGGCCGGTGTGCGGGTTCCCGTGCGCCCGCACCTGGGCACCGCTGGCGTCGCGCCCGACGCGCGCGGCCGCGTCACCACCGTCGAGCCCGGCCTGCATGGCGGCAATATCGACAACTGGCGCATCGGCGCGGGCGCCACCATGTACTACCCGGTCCAGGTCGACGGCGCGCTGTTCTCGATCGGCGACCCGCATATCTCGCAAGGCGACGGCGAGATCAGCGGCACCGCCATCGAGGCCTCATTGAACGTCCTGTTCCAGGTGGTCCTGCGCAAGGACTTCCACTTCCCCTCGCCGCTGCTGGAAACGCCGGATTGCTGGGTCGTCCACGGCTTCCATGAAGACCTGGATGAAGCCGGCAAGAACGCGGCCCGCGACATGATCCACCTGCTGACCGAGCAACAGGGACTCTCGCGCGACGATGCCTATTCGCTCATGAGCGTCTCGGCTGACTTCGGCGTGACGCAGGTCGTCGATGGCACCCAGGGCATCCATTGCACCATGCCGCGCTCGATCTTCCCGCCCAAGGACAAGGGCTGA
- a CDS encoding LysR substrate-binding domain-containing protein, protein MSRPLNFRQIEAFRAVMLTGTTTAAAAMLHTTQPSVSRLLAQMQAATELKLFDIQKGRLRPTQEARRLFDTVQNHFQGLARIEQDVAVLRKSGTGVLRIGCTPSLGLGVMPKVIRPFTERHPDVHISLQTVGGHQLREGLLHGLYDLVLTTSEIDHPHLDVNVVHESGAVCVMHPEHALAARDTLRVRDLRGQFLILLNADDALHLAVQRLMQKAGVEPSATIETTYSGTICTMAAEGAGIGIVNPYVAAVFGHGLRVVPLAPRCPVEVRMAFSGHSAPSEIAEEFAALLAAHFRVRSPLAEKAGRGRG, encoded by the coding sequence ATGTCCCGTCCCCTGAATTTCCGCCAGATCGAGGCGTTCCGCGCGGTCATGCTGACCGGAACTACGACCGCGGCCGCTGCCATGCTGCATACGACCCAGCCGTCGGTGAGCCGATTGCTGGCCCAGATGCAGGCGGCGACTGAACTGAAGCTGTTCGATATCCAGAAGGGCCGGCTGCGGCCGACGCAGGAAGCGCGGCGCCTGTTCGACACGGTGCAGAACCACTTCCAGGGGCTGGCGCGGATCGAACAGGACGTGGCGGTGCTGCGCAAGTCCGGCACCGGCGTGCTGCGTATCGGTTGCACGCCTTCACTCGGGCTGGGGGTGATGCCCAAGGTGATCCGGCCGTTCACCGAGCGCCACCCGGACGTGCATATCAGCCTGCAAACGGTCGGCGGGCACCAGTTGCGCGAAGGGTTGCTGCATGGCCTCTACGACCTGGTGCTGACCACCAGCGAGATCGATCATCCGCACCTGGATGTCAACGTGGTGCATGAGTCGGGGGCGGTGTGCGTCATGCACCCGGAACACGCGCTGGCGGCGCGCGACACCCTTCGCGTGCGCGACTTGCGCGGGCAGTTCCTGATCCTGCTGAACGCAGACGATGCGCTGCACCTGGCGGTGCAGCGGCTCATGCAAAAAGCCGGCGTCGAGCCGTCGGCGACCATCGAGACCACTTACTCAGGCACGATCTGCACGATGGCGGCCGAAGGGGCGGGCATAGGGATCGTCAATCCCTATGTCGCGGCTGTATTCGGACACGGCTTGCGGGTGGTGCCGCTCGCACCGCGCTGCCCGGTGGAGGTGCGCATGGCGTTCTCCGGGCATTCCGCGCCATCGGAGATCGCGGAGGAATTCGCGGCGCTGCTGGCGGCGCATTTTCGCGTGCGCTCGCCGCTGGCGGAGAAGGCGGGGCGGGGGCGGGGCTGA
- a CDS encoding sensor histidine kinase gives MDAKVAQAEDGRTSLAGVARDAWQTVFETAARATLLDEESVIRLRRIQMVGALGVIGHPLYYVIWSYIFPQPYENLWLRLVCTALFVPLLFASAFSDRRWLPPYALFAITIGLPFAFIFFYLENGGSMVWAESVIIAVVILYHFNTAFATIALFSGAAAAIALFVLAGNSMGGIPWEPVLLQLPVIGFVIAVLVVIKMDRQLLAEQKRRGMAAALATVAHELRTPLTSLAMTARGLKARLPAALDQDTPQRDGLMQAVARMESDLAHISNSIELLVANSKNPDNATQELFELGGVIRDAVGRFPFEHSDLDLVTVDLPGPAYVMGNAQLFGLVTTNLLKNALEATKRAGKGTIHIRCEVRPDAVHVVFRDTATGVPPQVLARMFQPFFSYPAHRGTGIGLAFCQKVLNSWGASISCRSEEHVFTEFDMRLPRKGKWPEAPSQ, from the coding sequence ATGGATGCAAAGGTAGCGCAAGCGGAAGACGGCCGCACCTCACTTGCCGGCGTCGCCCGCGATGCGTGGCAGACTGTATTCGAGACCGCCGCGCGGGCTACGCTGCTGGACGAGGAGAGCGTCATCCGGCTGCGCCGGATCCAGATGGTGGGGGCGCTGGGCGTGATCGGACACCCGCTGTACTACGTGATCTGGTCCTACATCTTCCCGCAGCCCTATGAAAACCTCTGGCTGCGCCTGGTCTGCACCGCGCTGTTCGTGCCGCTGCTGTTCGCCTCCGCCTTCTCGGACCGGCGCTGGCTGCCGCCCTATGCACTCTTTGCCATTACCATAGGCCTGCCGTTCGCCTTTATCTTCTTCTACCTGGAGAATGGCGGCTCCATGGTGTGGGCCGAATCGGTCATCATCGCGGTGGTGATCCTGTATCACTTCAACACCGCGTTCGCGACCATTGCCTTGTTCTCAGGGGCCGCAGCAGCCATTGCGCTGTTCGTGCTGGCGGGCAACTCCATGGGCGGAATCCCGTGGGAGCCGGTACTGCTGCAGCTGCCGGTGATCGGCTTTGTCATCGCGGTGCTGGTGGTGATCAAGATGGACCGCCAGCTGCTGGCCGAACAGAAGCGGCGCGGGATGGCCGCCGCGCTGGCCACCGTCGCGCACGAACTGCGCACGCCGCTGACCAGCCTGGCCATGACTGCCAGGGGCCTCAAGGCGCGGCTGCCGGCAGCCCTGGACCAGGACACGCCGCAGCGCGACGGCCTGATGCAGGCCGTGGCCCGGATGGAATCAGACCTGGCCCATATTAGCAACAGCATTGAACTGCTGGTCGCCAACTCCAAGAACCCGGACAACGCCACGCAGGAGCTGTTCGAACTGGGCGGTGTGATCCGCGACGCTGTCGGCCGGTTTCCGTTCGAGCACAGCGACCTGGATCTGGTCACCGTCGACCTGCCTGGCCCCGCCTACGTGATGGGCAACGCCCAGTTGTTCGGGCTGGTCACGACCAACTTGCTGAAGAACGCGCTGGAAGCGACCAAGCGGGCCGGCAAGGGCACCATCCATATCCGCTGCGAGGTCCGGCCCGACGCCGTCCATGTGGTGTTCCGCGACACCGCCACGGGCGTGCCGCCGCAAGTGCTGGCCCGGATGTTCCAGCCCTTCTTCTCTTACCCGGCACATCGCGGCACCGGCATCGGACTGGCGTTTTGCCAGAAGGTGCTGAACAGCTGGGGGGCAAGCATCAGCTGCCGCTCCGAGGAGCACGTGTTCACCGAGTTCGATATGCGCCTTCCCCGCAAGGGGAAATGGCCCGAGGCGCCATCGCAATAG
- a CDS encoding Bug family tripartite tricarboxylate transporter substrate binding protein: MTPRPFRILIAAAMLAAAVPACAQDAYPAKPVRLIVNFPAGGPLDTVARLIAERAGRDLKQPVVVENRSGAGGNIGAEAVAHATPDGYTLLMSTDTVVTVNPFAYRKMSFDPVRDLEPVGLAGTFNQVLVTHPGLKIRDLKQFLAAGKDKDLSYASAGVASPGHIVFEMLKARTQIRGTHVPYKGNAPALSDVLAGQVPAGFLATPTAVQYIKGGKLVALAVSGLKRDPLLPDVPTVAETGIANFDAEFAFVMFLPSGTPAAIRARWEQQLKTVFADADFQKKLLAQGVRPQTSNGAAAAQWLAAGRTRWGELIRKLGVSLD; the protein is encoded by the coding sequence ATGACACCCCGTCCCTTCAGAATACTGATCGCCGCAGCCATGCTGGCGGCCGCGGTCCCCGCCTGCGCGCAGGATGCCTACCCGGCCAAGCCGGTCCGCCTGATCGTCAACTTTCCTGCAGGTGGCCCGCTCGACACCGTGGCACGGCTCATTGCCGAGCGTGCCGGGCGCGACCTGAAGCAGCCGGTCGTGGTGGAGAACCGCTCCGGCGCCGGCGGCAACATCGGTGCCGAAGCCGTCGCGCATGCGACGCCGGACGGCTACACGTTGCTGATGTCGACTGACACCGTTGTCACCGTCAATCCGTTCGCCTATCGCAAGATGTCGTTCGACCCGGTCCGCGACCTGGAGCCGGTTGGCCTGGCCGGCACCTTCAATCAGGTGCTGGTCACGCATCCCGGCCTGAAAATCCGCGACCTGAAGCAGTTCCTGGCTGCCGGCAAGGACAAAGACCTGTCCTATGCATCGGCTGGCGTAGCATCGCCGGGCCATATTGTGTTCGAGATGCTGAAGGCACGCACGCAGATCCGGGGCACCCATGTCCCCTACAAGGGCAATGCGCCAGCGCTGAGCGACGTGCTCGCGGGTCAGGTACCGGCAGGATTCCTGGCCACGCCGACCGCCGTGCAATACATCAAGGGCGGCAAGCTGGTCGCGCTTGCGGTGTCCGGCCTCAAGCGCGACCCCTTGCTCCCGGACGTGCCGACGGTGGCAGAGACCGGCATCGCCAACTTCGATGCCGAGTTCGCCTTCGTCATGTTCCTGCCCTCAGGCACGCCCGCGGCCATCCGTGCGCGCTGGGAGCAGCAGCTCAAGACCGTCTTCGCGGACGCGGATTTCCAGAAGAAGCTGCTGGCACAGGGCGTGCGGCCGCAGACGAGCAACGGCGCGGCGGCAGCGCAATGGCTGGCCGCGGGGCGTACGCGCTGGGGCGAACTGATCCGCAAGCTCGGCGTGTCGCTGGACTGA